A section of the Papio anubis isolate 15944 chromosome 4, Panubis1.0, whole genome shotgun sequence genome encodes:
- the MLXIPL gene encoding carbohydrate-responsive element-binding protein isoform X4 — protein MREYHKWRIYYKKRLRKSSREEDLLAPKQAEGGWPPPEQWCKQLFSSVVPVLLGDPEEEPGGRQLLDLNCFLSDISDTLFTMTQSGPSSLQLPPEDAYVGNADMIQPDLTPLQPSLDDFMDISDFFTNSRPPQPPMPSNFPEPPSFSPVVDSLFSSGTLGPEVPPASSAMTHLSGHSRLQARNSCPGALDSSAFLSSDFLLPEDPKLRLPPPSVPPPLLHYPPPAKVPGLEPCPPPPFPPMAPPTALLQEEPLFSPRFPFPTVPPAPGVSPLPAPAAFPPTPQSVPSPAPTPFPIELLPSGYSEPAFGPCFSVPRGKPPAPSPRGQKASPPTLAPATASPPTTAGSNNPCLTQLLTAAKPEQALEPPLVSSTLLRSPGSPVRSQALGGGAVPTAFTPTLRPSPPQQETVPEFSCTFLPPTPAPTPPRPPPGPATLAPSRPLLVPKAERLSPPALSGSERRLSGDLSSMPGPGTLSVRVSPPQPILSRGRPDSNKTENRRITHISAEQKRRFNIKLGFDTLHGLVSTLSAQPSLKVSKATTLQKTAEYILMLQQERAGLQEEAQQLRDEIEELNAAINLCQQQLPATGVPITHQRFDQMRDMFDDYVRTRTLHNWKFWVFSILIRPLFESFNGMVSTASVHTLRQTSLAWLDQYCSLPALRPTVLNSLRQLGTSTSILTDPGRIPEQATRAVTEGTLGKPL, from the exons ATGCGGGAATACCACAAGTGGCGCATCTACTACAAGAAGCGG CTCCGTAAGTCCAGCAGGGAAGAGGACCTCCTGGCCCCTAAGCAG GCGGAAGGCGGGTGGCCGCCGCCGGAGCAATGGTGCAAACAGCTCTTCTCCAGTGTGGTCCCCGTGCTGCTGGGGGACCCAGAGGAGGAGCCGGGTGGGCGGCAGCTCCTGGACCTCAATTGCTTTTTGTCCGACATCTCGGACACTCTCTTCACCATGACTCAGTCTGGCCCTTCGTCCCTGCAGCTGCCGCCTGAGGATG CCTACGTCGGCAATGCTGACATGATCCAGCCGGACCTGACGCCACTGCAGCCAAGCCTGGATGACTTCATGGACATCTCAG ATTTCTTTACCAACTCCCGCCCCCCACAGCCGCCCATGCCTTCAAACTTCCCAGAGCCCCCCAGCTTCAGTCCCGTGGTTGACTCCCTCTTCAGCAGTGGGACCCTGGGCCCAGAGGTGCCCCCGGCTTCCTCGGCCATGACCCACCTCTCTGGACACAGCCGTCTGCAG GCTCGGAACAGCTGCCCTGGTGCCTTGGACTCCAGCGCCTTCCTGAGCTCTGATTTCCTCCTTCCTGAAGACCCCAAGCTCCGGCTCCCACCCCCTTCTGTACCCCCACCTCTGCTGCATTACCCTCCCCCTGCCAAGGTGCCAGGCTTGGAGCCCTgccccccacctcccttccctcccatGGCGCCACCCACTGCTTTGCTGCAGGAAGAgcctctcttctctcccaggTTTCCCTTCCCCACTGTCCCTCCTGCCCCAGGAGTGTCTCCGCTGCCTGCTCCTGCAGCCTTCCCACCCACCCCGCAGTctgtccccagcccagcccccacccccttccccatAGAGCTTCTACCCTCGGGGTATTCAGAGCCTGCCTTTGGGCCTTGCTTCTCCGTGCCCAGAGGCAAGCCCCCCGCCCCATCCCCTAGGGGACAGAAAGCCAGTCCCCCTACCTTAGCCCCTGCCACTGCCAGTCCCCCCACCACTGCGGGGAGCAACAACCCCTGCCTCACACAGCTGCTCACAGCAG CCAAGCCCGAGCAAGCCCTGGAGCCACCACTTGTATCCAGCACCCTCCTCCGGTCCCCAGGGTCCCCGGTAAGATCTCAGGCACTGGGCGGTGGGGCTGTGCCCACGGCCTTCACCCCAACTCTCCGCCCTTCTCCACCCCAGCAGGAGACAGTCCCTGAATTCTCCTGCACATTCCTTCCCCCGACCCCGGCCCCTACACCGCCCCGGCCACCTCCAGGCCCGGCCACATTGGCCCCTTCCAGACCCCTGCTTGTCCCCAAAGCGGAGCGGCTCTCACCCCCAGCGCTCAGCG GCAGTGAGCGGCGGCTGTCAGGGGACCTCAGCTCCATGCCAGGCCCTGGGACTCTGAGCGTCCGCGTCTCTCCTCCGCAACCCATCCTCAGCAGGGGCCGTCCAGACAGCAACAAG ACCGAGAACCGGCGCATCACACACATCTCGGCGGAACAGAAGCGACGCTTTAACATCAAGCTGGGGTTTGACACCCTTCATGGGCTTGTGAGCACACTcagtgcccagcccagcctcaaG GTCAGCAAAGCTACCACACTGCAGAAGACAGCCGAGTACATCCTTATGCTACAGCAGGAGCGCGCGGGCTTGCAGGAGGAGGCCCAGCAGCTGCGGGACGAGATTGAGGAGCTCAATGCCGCCATTAA cCTGTGCCAGCAGCAGCTGCCCGCTACAGGGGTACCCATCACACACCAGCGTTTTGACCAGATGCGAGATATGTTTGATGACTACGTCCGAACCCGTACGCTGCACAACTGGAAATTCTGGGTG TTCAGCATCCTCATCCGGCCTCTGTTCGAGTCCTTCAACGGGATGGTGTCCACGGCAAGCGTGCACACCCTCCGCCAGACCTCACTGGCCTGGCTGGACCAGTACTGCTCTCTGCCCGCTCTCCGGCCAA CTGTCCTGAACTCCCTACGCCAGCTGGGCACATCTACCAGTATCCTGACCGACCCGGGCCGCATCCCTGAGCAAGCCACGCGGGCAGTCACAGAGGGCACCCTTGGCAAACCTTTATAG